Proteins encoded in a region of the Panicum hallii strain FIL2 chromosome 3, PHallii_v3.1, whole genome shotgun sequence genome:
- the LOC112887452 gene encoding nuclear transcription factor Y subunit A-7-like: MTSVVHSVSGDHRAEDQHQQQKQAEPADQQEAPVTSSDSQPTVGTPSADYVAPYAPNDMGHAMGQYAYPNIDPYYGILYAAYGGQPMMHPPLVGMHPTGLPLPTDAIEEPVYVNAKQYNAILRRRQSRAKAESERKLIKGRKPYLHESRHQHALKRARGAGGRFLNSKSDDKEENSDSSHKEKQNGVAPHKSGQPSTPPSPNGASSANLADSHQ; encoded by the exons ATGACTTCTGTTGTTCATAGTGTTTCAG GTGACCACAGAGCTGAGGATCAACATCAACAGCAGAAGCAAGCTGAACCTGCGGACCAGCAAGAAGCCCCAGTTACTAGTTCAGATAGTCAACCAACGGTGGGCACACCATCAGCTGATTATGTGGCTCCCTATGCCCCTAATGACATGGGCCATGCAATG GGTCAATATGCCTACCCAAATATTGATCCATACTATGGAATCCTATATGCGGCTTACGGTGGACAGCCAATG ATGCATCCACCGTTGGTCGGAATGCATCCGACTGGCTTACCTTTGCCTACTGATGCAATTGAAGAACCTGTGTATGTAAATGCAAAACAATACAATGCCATTTTAAGGCGACGCCAGTCTCGGGCTAAAGCTGAATCAGAAAGGAAGCTTATCAAGGGCCGTAAG CCCTATCTCCATGAGTCACGTCATCAGCATGCCTTGAAAAGGGCCAGGGGAGCTGGAGGCAGGTTTCTCAATTCAAAGTCAGATGACAAGGAAGAGAACTCTGACTCGAGTCACAAAGAGAAACAAAACGGAGTTGCGCCCCACAAGAGTGGCCAACCGTCAACCCCTCCGTCTCCCAACGGTGCATCTTCAGCTAATCTGGCCGACAGTCACCAATGA
- the LOC112887194 gene encoding cationic amino acid transporter 1-like, with the protein MAASAGGGDGVRRRGCCGGGLFPEESFRSWSAYGRALLETGPRLRDRATARSLDSAEVNEVRGRSGADMKRTLTWWDLIWFGIGAVIGAGIFVLTGQEAKEAAGPAVVVSYAVSGVSAMLSVFCYTEFAVEIPVAGGSFAYLRVELGDFMAFIAAGNILLEYCIGGAAVARSWTSYFATLLDHHPNDFRVHVPSLSEDYSRLDPIAVAVVLLICLFAVLSTKGSSRFNYVLSIVHLAVIVFIVVAGLTRAKAANLTADFAPFGARGIFAASAVLFFAYIGFDAVSTMAEETRNPARDIPIGLVGAMTLTTAIYCVLAVVLCLMQPYSEIDPDAPFSVAFTAAGMDWAKYIVAFGALKGMTTVLLVSAVGQARYLTHIARTHMVPPCLAQVHPRLGTPLNATVAMALATAVIALFTDLGILSNLLSISTLFIFMLVAVALLVRRYYVAGETSAADRNKLAACLAAIMASSVATAACWGATSAGGGGWVPYAVTVAAWLAATLFLQCGVPKARAPKTWGVPLVPWLPAASIFINIFLLGSIDAASFVRFGVWTAALLAYYFLFGLHASYDTAKALAAEADAARVEEGARKPGAGN; encoded by the exons ATGGCGGcgtccgccggcggcggcgatggcgtgcggcggcgcgggtgctgcggcggcgggctgTTCCCGGAGGAGTCGTTCCGGAGCTGGTCGGCGTACGGGCGCGCGCTGCTGGAGACGGGGCCGCGGCTGCGGGACCGCGCCACGGCGCGGTCGCTGGACTCGGCGGAGGTGAACgaggtgcgcggccggagcggcgcCGACATGAAGCGCACGCTCACGTGGTGGGACCTCATCTGGTTCGGCATCGGCGCCGTCATCGGGGCCGGGATCTTCGTGCTCACGGGGCAGGAGGCCAAGGaggccgccggccccgccgtcGTCGTCTCCTACGCCGTCTCCGGCGTCTCCGCCATGCTCTCCGTCTTCTGCTACACCGAGTTCGCCGTCGAGATCCCCGTCGCAG GCGGGTCGTTCGCGTACCTCCGCGTGGAGCTGGGCGACTTCATGGCGTTCATCGCGGCGGGCAACATCCTCCTCGAGTACTGCatcggcggcgcggcggtggcgcggtCGTGGACGTCCTACTTCGCGACGCTGCTGGACCACCACCCCAACGACTTCCGCGTCCACGTGCCCTCCCTCTCGGAGGACTACTCGCGCCTCGACCCCATCGCCGTTGCCGTGGTCCTGCTCATCTGCCTCTTCGCCGTGCTCAGCACCAAGGGCTCCTCCCGCTTCAACTACGTGCTCTCCATCGTCCACCTCGCCGTCATCGTCTTCATCGTCGTGGCGGGGCTGACGCGCGCCAAGGCCGCCAACCTCACCGCCGACTTCGCGCCCTTCGGCGCGCGCGGCATCTTCGCGGCCTCCGCCGTGCTCTTCTTCGCCTACATCGGCTTCGACGCCGTCAGCACCATGGCGGAGGAGACGCGGAACCCCGCCCGGGACATCCCCATCGGGCTCGTCGGCGCCATGACGCTCACCACCGCCATCTACTGCGTGCTCGCCGTCGTGCTCTGCCTGATGCAGCCCTACTCGGAGATCGACCCCGACGCGCCCTTCAGCGTCGCCTTCACCGCCGCCGGCATGGACTGGGCCAAGTACATCGTCGCCTTCGGCGCGCTCAAGGGCATGACCACCGTGCTCCTCGTCAGCGCCGTCGGCCAGGCCAGGTACCTGACCCACATCGCGCGGACGCACATGGTGCCGCCGTGCCTCGCGCAGGTGCACCCCAGGCTCGGCACCCCCCTCAACGCCACCGTCGCCATGGCGCTCGCCACCGCCGTCATCGCCCTCTTCACCGACCTCGGCATCCTCTCCAACCTGCTCTCCATCTCCACGCTCTTCATCTTCATGCTCGTCGCCGTGGCCCTCCTGGTCCGCCGCTACTACGTGGCCGGCGAGACGTCCGCCGCCGACCGGAACAAGCTCGCGGCGTGCCTGGCCGCCATCATGGCGTCCTCGGTGGCCACCGCGGCGTGCTGGGGCGCGAcgagcgcgggcggcggcgggtgggtcCCGTACGCGGTGACGGTCGCGGCGTGGCTCGCCGCGACGCTGTTCCTGCAGTGCGGCGTGCCCAAGGCGCGCGCGCCCAAGACGTGGGGGGTGCCGCTCGTGCCGTGGCTGCCGGCGGCGTCCATCTTCATCAACATCTTCCTGCTGGGGTCCATCGACGCCGCGTCGTTCGTGCGGTTCGGGGTCTGGACGGCGGCGCTGCTCGCCTACTACTTCCTCTTCGGGCTGCACGCGTCGTACGACACGGCCAAGGCGCTAGCCGCCGAGGCCGACGCCGCCCGGGTGGAGGAAGGCGCGCGCAAGCCCGGCGCCGGCAACTGA
- the LOC112887020 gene encoding homeobox-leucine zipper protein HOX33-like, which yields MAAVASRERLSPGAAPQVDTGKYVRYTPEQVEALERVYSECPKPSSLRRQQLIRDCPILSNIEPKQIKVWFQNRRCREKQRKEASRLQTVNRKLSAMNKLLMEENDRLQKQVSRLVYDNGYMKNQLHSPSVATTDTSCESVVTSSQHYQQQNPAVPPPPQRDANNPAGLLAIAEETLAEFMSKATGTAINWVQMVGMKPGPDSVGIIAVSHNCSGVAARACGLVSLEPTKVAEILKDRPSWYRDCRHVDIVHVIPTGNGGTIELIYMQTYALTTLAGPRDFWTLRYTSGLDDGSLVICERSLTQSTGGPCGPNVPTFIRAEVLPSGYLIRPCDGGGSMIYIVDHVDLNAKSVPEVLRPLYESPKILSQKMTAAALRHIRQIAHESSGEIPYGAGRQPAVLRTFSQRLSRGFNDAVSGFPDDGWSPLLSSDGPEDITITVNSSPNKLVGSHVSPSPFFSAIGGGIMCAKASMLLQNVPPALLVRFLREHRSEWADPGVDAYSAASLRANPYAVPGLRAGGFMGNQVILPLARTLEHEESLEVIRLEGHGFSHDEVLMSRDMFLLQLCSGVDESAPGACAQLVFAPIDESFADDAPLLPSGFRVIPLDDKMDMPSATRTLDLASALEVGSGAGSRAPSDASGACTTRSVLTIAFQFSFENHLRESVAAMARQYVRGVMASVQRVAMAIAPSRLGSHIQLKHPHPPGSPEALALATWIGRSYRVHTGTEIRWSDTEGADNPLMPFWKHSDAILCCSLKSPFTLKFANSAGFDILETTMVNIQDMPLEAVLDDEGRKSLFTELPKIMQQGWAYLPGSVCRSSMGRQASYEQAVAWKVVGDDGAPQGLALMLANWTFI from the exons atggcggcggtggcgagcaGGGAGAGGCTCTCCCCAGGCGCCGCGCCGCAGGTGGACACGGGCAAGTACGTGCGGTACACGCCGGAGCAGGTGGAGGCGCTGGAGCGCGTCTACAGCGAGTGCCCCAAGCCCAGCTCGCTGCGCCGGCAGCAGCTCATCAGGGACTGCCCCATCCTCAGCAACATCGAGCCCAAGCAGATCAAGGTCTGGTTCCAGAACCGCAG ATGCCGGGAGAAGCAGCGCAAGGAGGCCTCTCGCCTGCAAACTGTGAATCGGAAGCTGAGTGCAATGAATAAGCTGTTGATGGAGGAGAATGACCGGCTGCAGAAACAGGTGTCCCGTCTCGTCTATGACAACGGGTACATGAAGAATCAACTCCACAGT CCTTCTGTAGCCACCACAGACACAAGCTGTGAGTCTGTGGTGACAAGTAGTCAGCACTACCAACAGCAAAACCCAGCAGTTCCGCCTCCTCCACAAAGGGATGCGAACAACCCAGCAGG TCTACTCGCTATCGCTGAGGAGACCTTGGCAGAGTTCATGTCCAAGGCGACTGGCACTGCCATCAACTGGGTGCAAATGGTTGGGATGAAG CCTGGTCCGGATTCCGTTGGAATCATCGCTGTTTCGCACAACTGCAGTGGCGTAGCAGCACGAGCTTGCGGCCTTGTGAGCCTTGAGCCCACAAAG GTTGCTGAGATCCTTAAGGATCGCCCATCATGGTATCGCGATTGTCGGCATGTTGATATTGTCCATGTTATCCCTACGGGTAATGGTGGAACGATTGAGCTCATCTATATGCAG ACGTATGCACTGACAACTCTGGCGGGACCACGCGACTTTTGGACTCTCCGATACACCAGTGGTCTTGACGATGGCAGTCTTGTG ATCTGTGAAAGGTCATTGACTCAGTCCACTGGTGGTCCTTGTGGACCTAATGTTCCGACATTTATCAGAGCTGAGGTCCTACCTAGTGGTTATCTCATTCGACCATGTGACGGGGGAGGCTCCATGATTTACATTGTGGATCATGTTGATCTGAAT GCTAAGAGTGTGCCTGAGGTTCTTCGACCACTCTATGAATCACCTAAGATACTATCTCAGAAGATGACTGCTGCG GCGTTGCGACACATTAGGCAAATTGCACATGAATCAAGTGGTGAAATCCCCTATGGTGCTGGGCGCCAGCCAGCTGTTCTCAGAACCTTCAGTCAAAGGCTCAGCAG AGGCTTCAATGATGCTGTGAGTGGTTTTCCAGATGATGGCTGGTCTCCTTTGTTGAGCAGTGATGGCCCTGAGGATATTACAATTACAGTGAACTCATCTCCAAACAAACTTGTTGGATCTCATGTCAGCCCCTCCCCATTCTTTTCTGCTATAGGGGGTGGCATTATGTGCGCAAAAGCATCAATGCTGTTGCAG AATGTGCCACCTGCTCTACTTGTGCGATTCTTGAGGGAGCATCGCTCTGAATGGGCTGATCCTGGTGTTGATGCTTATTCCGCTGCCTCTTTGAGGGCCAACCCATATGCTGTTCCAGGTTTAAGGGCTGGTGGGTTTATGGGAAACCAGGTTATATTACCCCTTGCTCGAACCTTGGAGCATGAAGAG TCCTTGGAGGTTATTAGGCTTGAGGGACATGGCTTTAGCCACGACGAGGTGCTTATGTCTCGAGATATGTTTCTTCTGCAG CTTTGCAGCGGGGTTGATGAGAGTGCTCCTGGTGCATGTGCGCAGCTTGTCTTTGCACCTATCGATGAATCTTTTGCTGATGATGCGCCGTTGCTACCCTCAGGCTTCCGTGTTATACCACTGGACGATAAAATG GATATGCCCTCTGCCACCCGCACACTAGACCTTGCTTCGGCCCTTGAGGTTGGATCAGGTGCAGGCTCGCGTGCCCCAAGTGATGCGTCGGGCGCATGCACCACGAGATCAGTCCTGACTATTGCCTTCCAGTTCTCGTTCGAGAACCACCTTCGTGAAAGCGTTGCAGCCATGGCCAGGCAGTATGTCAGGGGTGTGATGGCATCTGTGCAGAGGGTGGCCATGGCGATTGCTCCCTCCCGCCTTGGCTCACATATCCAACTGAAGCACCCGCACCCGCCGGGCTCTCCTGAGGCACTTGCACTAGCCACGTGGATTGGCAGGAGCTACAG GGTGCACACTGGCACAGAGATCCGCTGGTCAGACACTGAAGGCGCGGACAATCCCCTCATGCCCTTCTGGAAGCACAGCGATGCGATACTCTGCTGCTCTCTGAAG TCTCCCTTCACGCTCAAGTTCGCCAACAGTGCCGGCTTCGACATCCTGGAGACGACGATGGTGAACATCCAGGACATGCCGCTGGAGGCAGTCCTCGACGACGAGGGGCGGAAGTCTTTGTTCACTGAGCTCCCCAAGATCATGCAGCAG GGCTGGGCGTACCTCCCCGGCAGCGTGTGCCGGTCCAGCATGGGGCGACAGGCGTCATACGAGCAGGCGGTGGCCTGGAAGGTGGTGGGCGACGACGGTGCGCCGCAGGGCCTGGCGCTCATGCTCGCCAACTGGACCTTCATCTGA
- the LOC112887850 gene encoding uncharacterized protein LOC112887850 produces MATLSLSSRPLTFLRPNRTKPPLHRLLRHKPLASSSASALTPPTPRADPSPTPDPDPTPLFLRSASHPVPAAALVSFRRRAAALVPPSAPHLHRHLRWLLADAAADPSSDPALLRAPLDDLEAMWTRHVRERRPFQYVVGNEHWRDLVVAVREGVLIPRPETEAVVDMIRKVEGFADGWWADLGTGSGAIAVAVARELGHEGRVFAVDVSEVAVEVATLNVQRYGVQGKVEIRHGSWFKPLEDVKGKLMGVISNPPYIPTDDLPGLQPEVGWHEPKLALDGGKEGLEHLLHLCEGLSSVLKPGGFFVFETNGNKQSEFLVDLISTKWNSSFHNVEAVLDFAEIKRFVTGYRR; encoded by the exons ATGGCCACGCTCTCGCTATCCTCCCGCCCCCTCACCTTCCTCCGCCCGAACCGTACCAAGCctcccctccaccgcctcctccgccacaagCCCCTCGCCtcgtcctccgcctccgccctcaCGCCGCCGACTCCCCGCGCCGACCCCTCCCCCACCCCCGACCCCGACCCCACCCCGCTCTTCCTCCGCTCGGCGTCCCACCCGGTCCCGGCCGCGGCCCTCGTCTccttccgccgccgcgcggccgcgctcgtcccgccctccgcgccgcacctccaccgccacctccgctggctcctcgccgacgccgccgccgacccctCCTCCGACCCGGCGCTCCTCCGCGCGCCGCTGGACGACCTCGAGGCCATGTGGACCCGACACGTCCGGGAACGGCGCCCGTTCCAGTACGTGGTCGGGAACGAGCACTGGCGGGACCTGGTGGTGGCGGTGAGAGAGGGCGTGCTCATCCCGCGGCCGGAGACGGAGGCGGTCGTGGACATGATAAGAAAAGTGGAGGGGTTCGCGGACGGGTGGTGGGCGGACCTCGGCACCGGGAGCGGCGCCATCGCCGTGGCCGTGGCGAGGGAGCTCGGGCACGAGGGGAGGGTGTTCGCCGTTGATGTCAGCGAGGTGGCCGTCGAGGTCGCGACGCTCAATGTCCAGAGGTATGGGGTGCAG GGTAAAGTTGAAATAAGGCATGGTTCGTGGTTCAAACCTCTGGAAGATGTGAAAGGAAAACTCATGGGTGTGATTAGTAACCCTCCGTATATTCCAACCGATGATTTACCTGGACTGCAACCAGAGGTTGGTTGGCATGAACCAAAGTTGGCGCTTGACGGAGGCAAGGAAGGCCTTGAGCATCTGCTCCATCTTTGTGAAGGCTTATCTTCAGTCCTGAAGCCTGGAGGTTTCTTTGTTTTTGAG ACTAATGGCAATAAGCAGTCCGAGTTCCTTGTTGATTTGATAAGCACAAAGTGG